A genomic window from Salvia hispanica cultivar TCC Black 2014 chromosome 5, UniMelb_Shisp_WGS_1.0, whole genome shotgun sequence includes:
- the LOC125188070 gene encoding bifunctional purple acid phosphatase 26-like produces the protein MLFKLLLLSFLVLSCASNGNAGVTSTFVRSQWPSVDIPLDNEVFAVPKGYNAPQQVHITQGDYDGKAVIVSWVTVDEPGSNKVRYGLSEKKLDLTAQGTVHNYTFYNYKSGFIHQCLIEGLQYDTKYYYEIGDGDSSRSFWFQTPLPIDPDAPQKFGIIGDLGQTYNSLSTLEHCKQTGAETILFVGDLSYADRYQYHDVGVRWDSWGRFVEHSTAYQPWIWSAGNHEIEYFPYMGEVIPFRNFLQRYPTPYLASKSSSPLWYSVRRASAHIIVLSSYSPFVKYTPQWEWLNEEFTKVDREKTPWLIVLMHAPIYNSNDAHFMEGESMRVAFESWFCRYKVDIVFAGHVHAYERSYRISNIKYNVSSGPAYPVPDKSAPVYVTVGDGGNQEGLAQRFRDPQPDYSAFREASYGHSTLDIKNRTHAIYHWNRNDDGKRIPTDSFVLLNQYWGLNRRRRKLRKNHLHSALSDLPLSLVL, from the exons ATGCTGTTTAAACTACTGCTCTTGTCATTTCTGGTGTTGAGCTGCGCAAGCAATGGGAATGCTGGCGTTACTAGCACCTTTGTTCGTTCTCAGTGGCCGTCTGTTGATATTCCTCTAGACAATGAAGTTTTTGCTGTGCCTAAAGGTTATAATGCGCCACAGCAA GTGCATATCACACAAGGGGACTATGATGGGAAGGCTGTGATTGTTTCATGGGTTACAGTTGATGAACCTGGATCGAACAAAGTTAGATATGGCCTATCAGAAAAAAAACTTGATTTGACTGCACAAGGCACTGTGCACAACTACACTTTTTACAACTATAAATCTGGGTTTATTCATCAGTGCCTGATTGAAGGTCTTCAG TATGACACCAAGTATTACTATGAAATTGGAGATGGAGATTCTTCTAGGAGCTTTTGGTTCCAGACACCCTTACCAATTGATCCCGATGCACCTCAAAAGTTTGGAATAATTG GTGATCTTGGTCAAACATACAATTCCCTTTCGACTCTTGAGCATTGCAAGCAGACTGGCGCagaaactattttatttgttggagATCTTTCATATGCTGACAGATACCAATATCATGATGTTGGTGTCCGCTGGGACTCATGGGGTCGTTTTGTTGAACATAGCACAGCTTATCAGCCATGGATTTGGTCAGCTGGAAATCATGAAATAGAGTACTTTCCATACATG GGGGAGGTTATTCCTTTCAGAAATTTTCTTCAGAGATACCCTACCCCTTACCTTGCTAGTAAAAGCAGTAGTCCTCTGTGGTATTCTGTGAGAAGGGCTTCTGCTCATATAATTGTCCTGTCCAGCTACTCTCCATTCG TAAAATATACGCCTCAGTGGGAGTGGCTTAACGAAGAGTTTACGAAAGTCGATAGAGAGAAAACTCCATGGCTTATTGTCCTGATGCATGCTCCAATCTATAACAGTAATGATGCTCATTTTATGGAGGGTGAAAGCATGAGAGTTGCGTTTGAGAGCTGGTTCTGTCGCTATAAAGTTGATATCGTCTTTGCTGGTCACGTCCATGCATACGAAAGATCA tACCGTATCTCGAACATAAAATACAATGTATCAAGTGGTCCTGCTTATCCTGTACCTGACAAATCAGCACCTGTTTATGTAACTGTTGGAGATGGAGGAAATCAAGAGGGTCTTGCTCAAAG ATTTAGAGATCCCCAACCAGACTATTCTGCTTTTCGTGAAGCCAGCTACGGACATTCTACATTAGACATAAAAAACAGGACACATGCAATTTACCACTGGAACAGAAATGACGATGGAAAAAGGATCCCAACGGATTCATTTGTGCTACTCAACCAGTACTG GGGACTTAATCGTCGGAGAAGAAAACTGAGGAAAAATCATCTCCATTCCGCCCTGTCCGATTTACCTCTGAGTCTGGTATTGTGA